GTCGTAGAAATATTACGGTATCAAAGTGCTACACAACCGGATGCAGCAGCGTTTACCTTTTTGGTAGATGGGGAGCAGCAAGCAGTAACATGGACATACCGAGAATTAGAGTGGCGATCGCATGCGATCGCAGTACAACTCCAAGCTTTAGGTTTAACTGGGGAACGCGCCTTATTGCTGTATCCACCAGGGTTAGATTATTTAGCGGCTTTCTTCGGATGCTTATCTGCTGGAGTGGTAGCCGTTCCAGCTTATCCACCACGAAATCAACGCAATACCCCCCGAATCTTATCAATACTGCAAGATGCACAAGCGGCAATTGTTCTGAGTACATCTCAGGCGTTAGGGCAAATACAATCGTTATTCGGAACTGTAAATGATACGTCGCTAAAATGGCTTGCGACTGATAATCTGACACTCGACATTACCCAAGCATGGCAAGAACCATCGATTAATCAAGACACTCTTGCCTTTTTACAATACACTTCCGGCTCAACGGGTACGCCTAAGGGTGTGATGCTGACACATGGCAATTTGCTCCACAATGCAGCTGCTACCTACTTATATATGGAGCATTCAGCGAGTAGTAAATTCGTGACTTGGCTGCCAATTTATCATGACATGGGCTTGATTGGGGGCGTACTCCAGCCCTTATACGGTGGTTTTCCTTGTATTATGATGTCGCCTGCGTTGTTTCTGCAACGACCGTATCGTTGGTTACACGCAATTTCTCAGTATGGCGGAACAACTAGCGGTGCGCCTAATTTTGCCTACGAGTTGTGTACTCAAAAAATTACTCCCGAACAGCGCTCAACACTCGATTTGAGTAGCTGGAGTGTCGCTTTTAACGGTGCGGAACCAATTCGCCACGAAACTCTAGAACGCTTTGCACAAACTTTTGCAGAATGTGGTTTTCGTTCCGAAGCTTTCTATCCCTGCTATGGAATGGCGGAAGCAACTTTGATGGTGTCGGGTAGTGTCAAAACTACCTTACCAAAGGTAAAAACTATCGAAAAATCTTCATTAGAAAGCAACCACATTGTTGATGCAACTCTTGGTGTAGAGAATTCAGTATCTTTAGTCAGTTGCGGTCGTAGTTTACCACAGCAGCAAATCATCATTGCCAACTCCGATTTAACTCGTTGTGCTGCAAATCAAGTTGGTGAAGTTTGGGTATCTAGCCCTAGTATCGGAAAAGGTTATTGGAATCGTTTAGAGGAAACAGCGCAAACCTTCCAGGCTTACCTGCAAGATACAGCGGAAGGACCATTTTTACGGACTGGCGATTTAGGATTTTTGCATGAGGGTGAACTTTTCATCACAGGTAGAGCAAAAGATTTAATTATCATTCGAGGACGCAACCTCTATCCACAAGATATTGAATTAACCAGTGAAGGTAGTCACTCTGTACTTCGTCAAGGGAGTTCTGCAGCTTTTACGATTGAGATCGCTGGTGAAGAACGGCTTGTTATTGTGCAAGAAGTCGAATTTCGTGCCAAACCTAATGTAGAGGAAGTTGCTGCTGCGATTCGTCAAGCAGTCACAGAAGAACACGAAGTTCAGGTTTATGGAGTAGTTTTGATCAAAGCTGGTACTATTCCTAAGACTTCTAGCGGTAAGATTCAGCGCCGTGCGACTAAAGCGCAATTTTTGGCGGGGGGTTTGGAGGTTATTGGCAGTAGTATTTTTGATAGCCCCCTAAATCCCCCACCAATGGGGGACTTTAACAGATTTGGTTCCCTCCTTCCTCTCTCACTTGAACAACGCCGTACTCTTGATAATTTGCCAGCATTAGGTACAAAGAATTTGACGCGAGAAGAATTGCTGGCTGTCGATTCTCCACAAAGGCTAGAACTCGTTGAATCATATTTACAAAGTTTAGTAGCGCGGATACTGCATACACCTCAGCAGTTAAATCTACAGCAGCCACTAACTTGTTTTGGGTTAGATTCCTTAAAGGTTTTTGAGTTAAAAAATCGAGTTGAGGAATTAGGGGTTGTTGTCGCGATCGCTGATTTGTTTGAAGGTATCACGATAACTCAGTTAGCACAGCAGATTCTTGAGCAAATTACTTCCGGCAATTCGGTTGTATCAACTATCTCCACAGTTGAAAGGAATCAGCCTCACTATCCCCTTTCTTATGCGCAACAACGGTTGTGGTTTATCAATCAACTGCAACCAGATAATGCTGCTTATCATATTGCGATCGCAGTTGAAATTGAGGGGTGTTTAGATGCTTCTATATTAATTAGCTGTCTTCAGGAAATTATTCATCGTCACGAAATTTTACGCACCAGCTTTGAGGTGGTTAATAGTGAACCTGCTCAAATTATCTCTTCTCATGCCACGATTACTGTACCTCAATTAGATTTGCGTCATCTGTCTGACGGGGAACAACAAGCTGAAATACAAAAGTTATCACAAGAAGAAATCCAGTCACCTTTTAACTTAGGAAAAGCTCCATTATTACGGGCAAAAATATTACACCTGGCTCCAGATAATTCAATACTATTACTAACGTTGCATCATATCGTTGCTGATGGTTGGTCAATTAAGGTTTTGGTTCAAGAGTTATCAATACTCTATCAAGCTTCTATCGGAAAATCCTCTTCACTTCCAGAACTACAAATTCAATATTTAGATTTTACTGCTTGGCAAAGACAATGGTTGCAAGGTGAAGTTGTCGAAACTCATCTAGCTTATTGGAAACAACAGTTAAGCGGACTTTCGGTTTTAAAATTACCTACAGATTATTCGCGGCAACCTATCCAAACTTATCGAGGAGCGCAGCAAAAGTTTAGATTATCTCTAGCTTTAACTAATAATCTCAAGCAGTTCAACGGAACTTTATTTATGACTTTGTTAGCGGCGTTTAACGTTTTACTTTACCGCTATACAGGTCAAGAAGATATTGTTATTGGTTCGCCAATTGCAAATCGTAATAGTACGCAAATAGAAAGCTTGATTGGCTGTTTTATTAATACTTTAGTTTTACGAACTGAGTTAGATAGTAATCTCAGCTTTCAAGAATTAATCGAACGAGTACGTAAGGTAGCAGTTGATGCTTATATTCACCAAGATTTACCGTTTGAGAAATTAGTAGAAGAATTACAGCCAAGTCGAGATTTGAGTTATCACCCGTTATTTCAGGTAATGTTTGTTTTGCAAAATCCTGATTTAACAAATATTGTGCTACCAGAGTTAAGTTGGAAAACTAGAGAACTGGATACTGGTACAGCTAAGTTTGATCTTTTTCTATCAATGATAGATGGTGAAGCAGGATTGATAGGAACACTGGAATATAATACTGATTTGTTCAAAGCTGATACTATCAGTCGGATGATAGGGCATTTTCAAACTTTACTAGAAGCCATAGTTCTTCATCCAAACGAGTGTGTTTCTCGACTACCATTGTTAACACCTACTGAACGCCAGACTTTATTACATGACTGGAATAATACTCAGATAAATTATCCTCAAAATACCTGCATTCATCATTTATTTGAACAGCAAGTAGCTAAAACTCCAGAGAATATTGCTCTAATATTTGAAGATCGACAACTTACCTATCGTGAGTTAAATCAACGTGCTAATAAACTTGCACATGATCTCATCAAACTAGGCATTAAACCAGATGTCATGGTTGGTATTTGCATGGAACGTTCCATCGAGATGGTAGTAGGAATATTAGGCATCTTGAAAGCTGGTGGTGCTTATGTTCCTTTAGATCCTACTTATCCAAAAGAACGTTTAGCGTTTATGTTGGCAGATTCCCAAGTATCACTATTATTAACAAAACCCAGCTTGAAGCAATTGCTAGAAGATCGAGCGCAAGTCGTGTGTATTGATACTGAAGATACAGTATTTGAGAATTGTAGTTCAAACCCAGTTGTTGACGTAAAATCAGAAAATTTAGCTTATGTCATTTATACTTCTGGTTCTACAGGTAAACCCAAAGGCGCAATGAATGTGCATCAAGGATTGTGTAATCGCTTGCTATGGATGCAAGAAACTTATCAATTAACTTCATGCGATCGCGTTCTGCAAAAAACGCCATTCAGCTTTGATGTTTCTGTTTGGGAATTTTTCTTACCTTTAATCACAGGTGCAAGCTTGGTAGTTGCTAAACCAGGTGGACATAAAGATGCTAGCTATCTTGTCGAACTCATTGCACAGCAAAAGATAACGATACTTCACTTTGTCCCCTCAATGCTGCAAGCTTTTCTAGAGGAACCAGCATTAGAAAAATGTCAGAGTATTGCAAAAGTTATTTGTAGCGGTGAAGCATTACCTTTTAATTTACAAAAGCATTTTTTTGAACGTTTAAATGCTGAATTACACAATCTTTATGGACCTACAGAAGCATCAATTGATGTTACAGCATGGCAATGTCAAAAAGATATTTATGATAAAATAGTTCCAATTGGTCGTCCTATTGCTAATACTCAAATATATATTTTAGATAAACATTTGCAACCTGTTCCCATTGGAATTACAGGAGAGTTGTATATTGGTGGTATTGGGCTAGCACGAGGTTATTGGAATCGACCTGATTTAACCAAAGAAAAGTTTATTTCTAATCCTTTTGTAGCAGGTGAACGACTTTATAGAACAGGAGATTTAGCGCGGTTTCGTTCTGATGGAAATATTGAATTTTTAGGTAGAATTGACTATCAAGTAAAGATTCGCGGTTTTCGGATAGAAATTGGAGAAATTGAAGCCGTACTGCAACAGCATCCCCAAGTACGAGAAACTATTGTTGTTGCTAAAGACAAATTAAACCAAGATCAAACTTGCTTAGTCGCCTATATAGTTTTGACACAAAAAGCAAACATTTTTGTGAATGAATTGCGAGACTTTCTCAAAGAAAAGCTTCCAGAATATATGGTGCCTTCGGCTTTTGTCGTATTAGATGAATTTCCCTTAACAACTAATGGTAAAATTGACCGTCGTGCTTTACCTTTACCTCAAATAGGATTGGAAATAAGGACAAACTACCAACCACCACAGTCTGAAATTGAAAAGGCGATCGCTCAAGTTTGGCAACAAGTATTGCAGCTAGAGAAAGTGGGTATTCATGATAACTTTTTTGACTTAGGTGGACACTCAATCATGATGCTTCAGGTAAATAACAAACTGCGTCATATCTTGCAGCGAGATATATCTGTAGTGTCAATGTTTCAACATCCAACAATTCACTCGCTAGCGCAGTCTTTGAATCAACAACTATCGCCACCTATGTTTGGCAAAACTCAAAACCGCGCCCAAAAACAAATTGCATCAATGCGTCGGCAATCATTGCGACAAGGTAGATAAATAATGAGCGCTACAGATCATGATAGTTTAGAAGGTATTGCCATCGTTGGTATGGCTGGGCGATTTCCTGGCGCGAAAAATATCACCGAATTTTGGCAAAATTTATGCACTGGCGTAGAATCTATCTCTCACTTGAGTGATGAGGAATTGATAGCTACTGGGATATCTCCAACGTTAATTAATCATCCTAATTTTGTAAAAGTTGGTGCTGTATTAGAAGATATTGATTTATTTGATGCAGCATTTTTTGGCTTTAACCCTAAAGAAGCAGAAATTACCGATCCGCAACACCGATTATTCTTAGAATGTGCTTGGGAAGCTTTAGAAGATGCTGGCTATGATTCACTCCGCACTGAAAGTCGAATTGGCGTTTATGCTGGTGCAAGTTTAAGTAACTATTTATCATTTAATTTTAATGACGATCAAATCGGCTCAGCTCATAGTTTCCAAAAATTACTAGGGAACGATAAAGATTTTCTGGCTACGCGTGTTTCTTATAAACTAAATCTAACTGGACCAAGCCTCACAGTACAAACTGCTTGCTCAACATCGTTAGTCGCAACATCATTAGCTTGTCAAAGCTTACTCAACTATCAATGCGATATGGCTTTGGCGGGTGGAATTTCGATTCGAGTGCCTCAAAAAACCGGATATTTGCATCAAGAAGGGGGAATTTTATCTCCTGATGGTCATTGTCGCGCTTTTGATGCCAATGCACAAGGAACGATTATTGGTAATGGTGTGGGAGTCGTTGTTTTAAAACGGTTATCGGATGCGATCTCTGATGGAGACAACATCTATGCCACAATCCGCAGTACTGCAATTAATAACGATGGTGCTGGTAAAGTTGGTTATACGGCTCCGAGTGTAAACGGTCAAGCAGAAGCGATTATCGAGGCATTAGCTTTAGCGGGTGTGGAACCTGAGACAATAGATTATATTGAAGCGCACGGTACAGGAACAGCTTTAGGCGATCCGATTGAAATTTCTGCCTTGACGAATGCTTTTCGTACTAGCACCCAAAAAAATAACTTTTGTGCGATCGCTTCGGTGAAAACAAATATTGGGCATTTAGACGCCGCCGCCGGAATTGCTGGTTTAATCAAAACTGCTTTAGCTTTAAAACATCAACTAATACCGCCTAGTTTAAATTTTGCCCAACCCAATCCTAAAATTGACTTTGCCAATACTCCCTTTTATGTCAATACAGAATTGAGACAATGGCAAGCAAATGGACCACCACGTCGTGCAGGTGTTAGTTCTCTCGGTATTGGTGGAACGAATGCCCATGCAATTTTGGAAGAAGCACCAGTTGTTGAAGCATCAAGCCCTGCTCATCCTTGGCATTTACTCGTTCTTTCTGCTAAGAGTGAAACAGCTTTAGAATCTGCTACAGCCAATTTAGCGGCATATCTCACAAAAAATCCTCATTTAAATCTTGCTGATGTTGCTTATACCCTGCAAATAGGGCGCAGAGAGTTTAACCATCGTCGGATGGTAGTGTGTCAAAATATCAGCGATGCAGTGTCTGCTTTAAAGGCAAAAGAACCACAAAGGGTATTACCACCTACAGAAGCAAACTCGATTACTTTTATGTTTCCTGGGCAGGGTTCTCAATATATAAATATGGCACGAGAACTCTACGAATATAATAAGCAATTTCAGGAAGAAGTCGATCGATGTTGTCTTATACTAAAACCACATTTAGGTTTAGATTTGCGTTCAATTATTTATCCTCGTGAATCTGAGAAAGCAGCGCTACAACTCAAACAAACATCTTTAGCGCAACCAGCGTTATTCGTCATTGAGTATGCTTTGGCTAAATTATGGATGTCTTGGGGCATTGTTCCGCAAGCGATGATTGGTCATAGCATTGGGGAATATGTTGCGGCTTGTCTTGCTGGCGTTATATCAATTGAAGACGCCCTTGCTTTGGTTGCTTGGCGTGGAAAACTTATGCAACAAATGCCAGCAGGCGCGATGGTTTCTATTGCTTTATCAGAAGCAGAACTAAAACCATTACTTCATGAAAACTTATCTTTAGCTGCTAGTAATGCGCCAAATTTATGTGTTGTTTCAGGTAGTTTTGAAATAATAGACGCTTTTGAGGAAAAACTCATTAGTTTGGGGGTAAACTACCGTCGCTTACATACTTCCCATGCTTTTCATTCTCAAATGATGGAACCTGTGTTGGAACCATTTATCGAGCAATTGAAAAACATTAAATTAAATTCTCCACAAATTCCTTTTATTTCAAATCTTACGGGAACCTGGATTACAGCAGATCAAGCAACAGATGTTAACTACTGGGCAAAGCATCTACGGCATACAGTGCTATTTAATACAGGCATTTTGACACTATTGCAAGAAGAAAACCGAATTTTCTTAGAAGTAGGTGCAGGGCGAACACTATCTACTTTAATAAAGCAACATCAATCTCCACAACAATTAGTATTACCTTCACTCCGCCATCCCCAGGAAGAGAAATCTGATATCGCTTGCTTGCTTCATACCTTAGGGCAACTTTGGTTAGCAGGAGTTGAAATTAATTGGTTTGGATTTTATTCTGATGAAAAACGTCATCGTGTTCCTTTGCCAACTTATCCATTTGAGCGTCAGCGTTATTGGATACAAGCTCAAATAGAGGGCAACAAACACAATCAAAAACTAGATTTCAAAGATTGGTTTTATGTACCTTCCTGGAAGCGAACGATATCGTCTGTATATTTAAATCAGAGTAGTATAAAGACAAAAGAATCTTGGTTAATATTCCTTGATGATCGTGGTGTGGGTTGCCAAGTTGTAGAAAGACTCAAGCAAGCAAATCAAGAAGTAGTTATTGTTAAGCAAGGAGAAAAATTTGCTAAATGCAATCAACAAGAATATATAATTAATCCTGAAATCAGAGACGATTACGATATTTTGCTCAAAGAGGTTTATAGTCGCAATCAATCCCAACATATTGTTCATTTTTGGAGCGTTACATCTAATGAATATTTAGAATGGGAAGATCAAAAATGTTTCTGGAGTCTATTATTTTTAGCACAATCATTAGGAGAACAAAAAACTAATATCAGTATCGACATTATCTCCAATCACTTACAATACATAAACGATGACGACAAGTTGTGTCCAGGTAAAGCAACAATTCTTGGACTCTGCAAAGTTATTTCTCAAGAATATCCAATTACTTGTCGCAGTATTGATATTGCGCTGGATACTGAGCGATCGCCTCTGGCGCTGCGCTACGCGCAATCGCACCAACTAACTGATAGCTTGTTTGTAGAAATTACTAGCCAATCTTCTGACTCTATCATTGCCTATCGAGGAACTCAAAGGTGGGTGCAATATTTTGAAAAGTTACCAGTTAAAGACGCAACAAATACTCCTAAGTTACGTCAAGAAGGGGTTTATCTGATTACAGGTGGATTGGGCGGAATTGGGTTAGAAATTGCGCAGTATTTAGCAAATACAGTAAAAGCTAAATTAGTGTTAATTAATCGTTCGGGTTTACCTATAAAAACCGAATGGCAAGATTGGTTATCTCATTATGGTAAAGAAGATCTTATTAGCAGCAAAATCCAGACAATTCAAAGCCTTGAAGAATTAGGGGCTGAAGTTTTAGTGATGCAAGCTGATGTTGCCAACTACGAACAAATGCAAGCAGTAGTTAATCAAACCTGTCAGCGATTTGGGAAAATTCATGGTGTCATTCATGCTGCGGGAGTTCCTGGGGCGGGCTTAATTCAATTAAAAAGTCCAGAAATGGCAGAAAAAGTTTTTCTACCAAAGATAAAAGGGACACTTGTATTAGATAATGTTTTACAGGACATTAATTTAGATTTCTTTGTTTTATTTTCTTCAATTACTTCGATTTGTGGTGGTTTAGGGCAAATAGATTATTGTGCTGCGAATGCATTTCTTGATGCTTTTGCCCAAGCTAATTTTTACAATCGTGGTAAATTTACTGTTGCAATTAATTGGGATACGTGGGAAGCAAATAACTGGCAAGATTCACTCCTAGCATTTGCTCCAGATATTCAAGCTTGGTTTCAGCAAATGCGTACCCAATATGGTATAAAATCTTTAGAGGGAGTCAAGGCTTTTGAAAAAGTTCTCTCTTGGCAATTACCACAAGTCATTGTCGCGACACGCAGCATTCAAGATGTTATTGCTCAGTACAATGGTTTTAGGCTATCAAGTGTATTAG
Above is a window of Gloeocapsopsis sp. IPPAS B-1203 DNA encoding:
- a CDS encoding non-ribosomal peptide synthetase yields the protein MIQPVSGLECLFGQYSSVVEILRYQSATQPDAAAFTFLVDGEQQAVTWTYRELEWRSHAIAVQLQALGLTGERALLLYPPGLDYLAAFFGCLSAGVVAVPAYPPRNQRNTPRILSILQDAQAAIVLSTSQALGQIQSLFGTVNDTSLKWLATDNLTLDITQAWQEPSINQDTLAFLQYTSGSTGTPKGVMLTHGNLLHNAAATYLYMEHSASSKFVTWLPIYHDMGLIGGVLQPLYGGFPCIMMSPALFLQRPYRWLHAISQYGGTTSGAPNFAYELCTQKITPEQRSTLDLSSWSVAFNGAEPIRHETLERFAQTFAECGFRSEAFYPCYGMAEATLMVSGSVKTTLPKVKTIEKSSLESNHIVDATLGVENSVSLVSCGRSLPQQQIIIANSDLTRCAANQVGEVWVSSPSIGKGYWNRLEETAQTFQAYLQDTAEGPFLRTGDLGFLHEGELFITGRAKDLIIIRGRNLYPQDIELTSEGSHSVLRQGSSAAFTIEIAGEERLVIVQEVEFRAKPNVEEVAAAIRQAVTEEHEVQVYGVVLIKAGTIPKTSSGKIQRRATKAQFLAGGLEVIGSSIFDSPLNPPPMGDFNRFGSLLPLSLEQRRTLDNLPALGTKNLTREELLAVDSPQRLELVESYLQSLVARILHTPQQLNLQQPLTCFGLDSLKVFELKNRVEELGVVVAIADLFEGITITQLAQQILEQITSGNSVVSTISTVERNQPHYPLSYAQQRLWFINQLQPDNAAYHIAIAVEIEGCLDASILISCLQEIIHRHEILRTSFEVVNSEPAQIISSHATITVPQLDLRHLSDGEQQAEIQKLSQEEIQSPFNLGKAPLLRAKILHLAPDNSILLLTLHHIVADGWSIKVLVQELSILYQASIGKSSSLPELQIQYLDFTAWQRQWLQGEVVETHLAYWKQQLSGLSVLKLPTDYSRQPIQTYRGAQQKFRLSLALTNNLKQFNGTLFMTLLAAFNVLLYRYTGQEDIVIGSPIANRNSTQIESLIGCFINTLVLRTELDSNLSFQELIERVRKVAVDAYIHQDLPFEKLVEELQPSRDLSYHPLFQVMFVLQNPDLTNIVLPELSWKTRELDTGTAKFDLFLSMIDGEAGLIGTLEYNTDLFKADTISRMIGHFQTLLEAIVLHPNECVSRLPLLTPTERQTLLHDWNNTQINYPQNTCIHHLFEQQVAKTPENIALIFEDRQLTYRELNQRANKLAHDLIKLGIKPDVMVGICMERSIEMVVGILGILKAGGAYVPLDPTYPKERLAFMLADSQVSLLLTKPSLKQLLEDRAQVVCIDTEDTVFENCSSNPVVDVKSENLAYVIYTSGSTGKPKGAMNVHQGLCNRLLWMQETYQLTSCDRVLQKTPFSFDVSVWEFFLPLITGASLVVAKPGGHKDASYLVELIAQQKITILHFVPSMLQAFLEEPALEKCQSIAKVICSGEALPFNLQKHFFERLNAELHNLYGPTEASIDVTAWQCQKDIYDKIVPIGRPIANTQIYILDKHLQPVPIGITGELYIGGIGLARGYWNRPDLTKEKFISNPFVAGERLYRTGDLARFRSDGNIEFLGRIDYQVKIRGFRIEIGEIEAVLQQHPQVRETIVVAKDKLNQDQTCLVAYIVLTQKANIFVNELRDFLKEKLPEYMVPSAFVVLDEFPLTTNGKIDRRALPLPQIGLEIRTNYQPPQSEIEKAIAQVWQQVLQLEKVGIHDNFFDLGGHSIMMLQVNNKLRHILQRDISVVSMFQHPTIHSLAQSLNQQLSPPMFGKTQNRAQKQIASMRRQSLRQGR
- a CDS encoding type I polyketide synthase: MSATDHDSLEGIAIVGMAGRFPGAKNITEFWQNLCTGVESISHLSDEELIATGISPTLINHPNFVKVGAVLEDIDLFDAAFFGFNPKEAEITDPQHRLFLECAWEALEDAGYDSLRTESRIGVYAGASLSNYLSFNFNDDQIGSAHSFQKLLGNDKDFLATRVSYKLNLTGPSLTVQTACSTSLVATSLACQSLLNYQCDMALAGGISIRVPQKTGYLHQEGGILSPDGHCRAFDANAQGTIIGNGVGVVVLKRLSDAISDGDNIYATIRSTAINNDGAGKVGYTAPSVNGQAEAIIEALALAGVEPETIDYIEAHGTGTALGDPIEISALTNAFRTSTQKNNFCAIASVKTNIGHLDAAAGIAGLIKTALALKHQLIPPSLNFAQPNPKIDFANTPFYVNTELRQWQANGPPRRAGVSSLGIGGTNAHAILEEAPVVEASSPAHPWHLLVLSAKSETALESATANLAAYLTKNPHLNLADVAYTLQIGRREFNHRRMVVCQNISDAVSALKAKEPQRVLPPTEANSITFMFPGQGSQYINMARELYEYNKQFQEEVDRCCLILKPHLGLDLRSIIYPRESEKAALQLKQTSLAQPALFVIEYALAKLWMSWGIVPQAMIGHSIGEYVAACLAGVISIEDALALVAWRGKLMQQMPAGAMVSIALSEAELKPLLHENLSLAASNAPNLCVVSGSFEIIDAFEEKLISLGVNYRRLHTSHAFHSQMMEPVLEPFIEQLKNIKLNSPQIPFISNLTGTWITADQATDVNYWAKHLRHTVLFNTGILTLLQEENRIFLEVGAGRTLSTLIKQHQSPQQLVLPSLRHPQEEKSDIACLLHTLGQLWLAGVEINWFGFYSDEKRHRVPLPTYPFERQRYWIQAQIEGNKHNQKLDFKDWFYVPSWKRTISSVYLNQSSIKTKESWLIFLDDRGVGCQVVERLKQANQEVVIVKQGEKFAKCNQQEYIINPEIRDDYDILLKEVYSRNQSQHIVHFWSVTSNEYLEWEDQKCFWSLLFLAQSLGEQKTNISIDIISNHLQYINDDDKLCPGKATILGLCKVISQEYPITCRSIDIALDTERSPLALRYAQSHQLTDSLFVEITSQSSDSIIAYRGTQRWVQYFEKLPVKDATNTPKLRQEGVYLITGGLGGIGLEIAQYLANTVKAKLVLINRSGLPIKTEWQDWLSHYGKEDLISSKIQTIQSLEELGAEVLVMQADVANYEQMQAVVNQTCQRFGKIHGVIHAAGVPGAGLIQLKSPEMAEKVFLPKIKGTLVLDNVLQDINLDFFVLFSSITSICGGLGQIDYCAANAFLDAFAQANFYNRGKFTVAINWDTWEANNWQDSLLAFAPDIQAWFQQMRTQYGIKSLEGVKAFEKVLSWQLPQVIVATRSIQDVIAQYNGFRLSSVLEQLDNSSKITSTQHNQHKVAPRNSIEAKIAKLYQETLGIDKVGIHDDFFDLGGNSLIGTQLVFQLQQEFQTNISIKLLFTAPSVAELALAIEDQMIEDLNQLTDEEAAAILSSI